The region CAATCCAACGACTTGACCCTCTGCGAGCTTCGTCAGACCTGCAACTAGAAGCTAAAAAAAATGGTGAGATTCCATCATTAGGACGAATGTGGGCTAGTCTGCAAGGGTTGACTCGAAGGACATGGTCATGGATAAGCACATTCAGGTGTTGCCTGATAAGGGCGCGATTATACAAACGGCACTGCAACTCATCCTAGAGCGGGCCCAGACAGCGATCGCCCTGCGAGGACGGTTCACCATCGCTCTAGCCGGTGGCGGGACGCCCAAGCCGCTCTATGAAGCCCTGGCCCAGCAGTCGCTGCCCTGGGACAAAATTTGGATCTTTTGGGGAGACGAACGCTACGTGCCGCCCACCCATCCCGACAGCAACGAAGGTATGGCCCGCCAAGCCTGGCTCAACCATGTGCCTATCCCCGCCGAGCAAATCGTGCCGATGCCAACGGATGCCGATGATCCAGCGATCGCTGCCCAGCATCATAATCAGCAACTCCTAGATATCTTCCAACCCCCAGCCGGCACCATGCCATCCCTCGATGTAATTTTGCTCGGCATAGGCGACGATGGTCATACCGCCTCCCTGTTTCCCCATACCGCTGCGCTTACCGTGAGCGATCGCCTGGTGACCGTGGGCAACAAAGATGGTCAGCCACGGATTACCTTCACCGCTCCCTTCATCAATCAAGCCGCTACAGTCCTCTTTTTGGTAACAGGTGCAAGCAAGCAAGCGGCCTTAACCGAAATCTTCTCTGACACGGGCGATGATGCCGCCTATCCCGCTCGTTTGATTCGTCCCCAGGGCGAACTTTGGTGGCTCTTAGACACAGCAGCGGCCCAAGACGTCCCTGCGTTGCTGTAGTGTCTATGGTTGTTAGAAAACGCAAAACAACCCCTAAGTTGCCGCTATGTCCCGGTCGTTCTGAACGTTTTTTACAATTTACTGGCCCAGTTGTTCCGGTTTCAGACTAAGATTTGCTAGATTCGGGATAGTTAAGCGTCCTCAGCTCAGGAAATGTGGCGATCGCCCCTTGTTCCTAATGCGGGGGGCACCCTGGAGCAGCACGTCTAAGTTAGCGTAGGTCCATAGACTCGGAGCACCCATGCGCGATACCCCCGAACAGCGTGACGTTTCAAGATCGTAACGGAAAGGAACCTTGCATGATTGTTTGTCCTAACTGTAACCATCAAAACCCTGACGGCGCAGTCCAGTGTGAGGCCTGTTATACGCCCCTGCCTGAGATGGCAAGCTGTCCGAGTTGTGGTGCATCTGTTCAAGCTGATGCGAGTTTTTGCGGACAGTGTGGATTTGACTTGCGGGCCGGTACAGCACCGGTCAACGAGGCCGCCATCCCTCCAACTATCACGCCAGGACTTGGACTCCCTGATCCCCCCAGTACACCTGATGAGATGTCTTTTGCGCCGGTGAATCTGGAACCCCTTGTAGAACCAGAACCCTTAGTGGAAGGTCTGGGTATTGCCGCTGAGTCTAGCCCAGCGATGACGCCTAGCGGCGAAGAGACGCCAGCCCCTACTCCGGCCCCTCCCCCAGTGGAGGCTCCCGCGCCGCCCCCTAGTCCCACACCGGCCAACGCACCCGCCATCGGTTCA is a window of Candidatus Obscuribacterales bacterium DNA encoding:
- the pgl gene encoding 6-phosphogluconolactonase → MDKHIQVLPDKGAIIQTALQLILERAQTAIALRGRFTIALAGGGTPKPLYEALAQQSLPWDKIWIFWGDERYVPPTHPDSNEGMARQAWLNHVPIPAEQIVPMPTDADDPAIAAQHHNQQLLDIFQPPAGTMPSLDVILLGIGDDGHTASLFPHTAALTVSDRLVTVGNKDGQPRITFTAPFINQAATVLFLVTGASKQAALTEIFSDTGDDAAYPARLIRPQGELWWLLDTAAAQDVPALL
- a CDS encoding FHA domain-containing protein, with product MIVCPNCNHQNPDGAVQCEACYTPLPEMASCPSCGASVQADASFCGQCGFDLRAGTAPVNEAAIPPTITPGLGLPDPPSTPDEMSFAPVNLEPLVEPEPLVEGLGIAAESSPAMTPSGEETPAPTPAPPPVEAPAPPPSPTPANAPAIGSTQLQVQTARLFHVQTNTTLELPPGLTVVHIGKPNDRVPPDIDVAGFPNSEIVSRIHADIRIEGDVHYIEDVGSSNGTYINNTPLPAGNRHRLRPGDRIALGKGDQVTFLFQIA